In Oncorhynchus clarkii lewisi isolate Uvic-CL-2024 chromosome 16, UVic_Ocla_1.0, whole genome shotgun sequence, one genomic interval encodes:
- the LOC139367587 gene encoding N-alpha-acetyltransferase 10-like, with product MNIRNARPEDLMNMQHCNLLCLPENYQMKYYFYHGLSWPQLSYIAEDENGKIVGYVLAKMEEDPDDVPHGHITSLAVKRSHRRLGLAQKLMDQASRAMIENFNAKYVSLHVRKSNRAALHLYSNTLKFQISEIEPKYYADGEDAYAMKRDLAHMADEVPQLRKPGMKALGQEAPTATTTPGDQEKEGEGDSGGENKDLSEVSEATESTDVKDSSSDSQ from the exons ATGAATATTCGCAACGCAAGG CCAGAGGACCTTATGAACATGCAGCACTGCAACCTGCTGTGTCTCCCAGAGAACTACCAGATGAAGTACTACTTCTACCACGGACTGTCCTGGCCGCAG CTCTCCTACATCGCAGAGGATGAGAATGGCAAAATAGTGGGATATGTTTTGGCCAAGAT GGAGGAGGATCCAGATGATGTCCCCCATGGTCACATCACGTCCCTG GCTGTCAAGCGCTCTCACAGACGTTTGGGACTAGCTCAGAAGCTGATGGACCAAGCCAGTCGAGCTATGATTGAAAACTTCAACGCCAAATATGTCTCACTTCATGTCCGGAAAAG TAACCGAGCGGCCTTGCACCTGTACTCAAACACACTGAAATTCCA GATTAGTGAAATAGAGCCCAAGTACTATGCAGATGGGGAGGATGCCTATGCCATGAAGAGAGACCTAGCCCACATGGCTGATGA GGTCCCACAATTGAGGAAGCCAGGAATGAAGGCCCTGGGTCAGGAGGCACCTACAGCTACGACCACACCCGGTGaccaggagaaagagggagagggggacagcgGAGGAGAGAACAAAGACCTCAGTGAAGTTAGCGAGGCCACAGAGAGCACAGACGTCAAAGATTCATCCTCCGATTCACAATGA